A portion of the Cyanobacteriota bacterium genome contains these proteins:
- a CDS encoding DMT family transporter codes for MVTPSRWQIRLILATGVLAVSTSSVLVRLAFQAAGTSSLGFSLVLAASRLTLAALTMLAITWSTARYRHQQPRLPDVHSPQQPKTIMLGIAAGICLAIHFAAWISSLAYTSVAASTALVTTNPIWVALLSWFWLGERPRRLAMIGIGIAMAGSLVVAYGGSSTPGNNPLLGNTLALVGAWMVSFYLMLSTIAQQRGSNLSVYVLVVYSTAAIVLLPLPSYFHTSYRGYPSLVYGWIILLAAIPQLIGHTALTWSVRWIAPTQVTLAILLEPIIASGIAYLIFQELPTHWVIAGGLLIVSGTIFVTREQSRLVKFVKD; via the coding sequence TTGGTAACGCCGTCACGATGGCAAATTCGTCTCATCCTAGCAACAGGAGTCTTGGCAGTTTCAACCTCATCGGTTCTAGTGCGTCTAGCGTTTCAAGCCGCAGGCACTAGCAGCTTGGGTTTTAGTCTAGTGTTAGCAGCATCACGTCTAACCCTAGCCGCTCTGACCATGCTAGCCATCACGTGGAGCACAGCTAGATATCGCCATCAACAACCCCGCCTGCCCGATGTCCATAGTCCTCAACAGCCGAAGACGATAATGCTAGGAATCGCTGCTGGCATCTGTCTGGCCATCCATTTTGCAGCTTGGATTAGTTCCCTTGCCTATACATCAGTCGCTGCATCCACTGCCCTGGTCACTACCAATCCAATCTGGGTAGCACTCCTGTCATGGTTTTGGCTTGGGGAGCGCCCCCGACGATTAGCAATGATTGGCATTGGGATCGCCATGGCAGGCAGCCTAGTTGTTGCCTATGGTGGGAGCAGTACGCCAGGAAACAATCCCTTGCTAGGAAATACCTTAGCTCTAGTAGGAGCTTGGATGGTCAGTTTTTATCTCATGCTATCAACCATTGCTCAGCAACGGGGATCAAACCTGTCGGTTTATGTCCTAGTAGTATATTCCACAGCTGCGATCGTTCTACTTCCCTTACCCAGTTACTTCCATACTAGCTACAGAGGCTATCCTTCCCTAGTTTATGGTTGGATAATTCTTCTAGCTGCGATCCCCCAACTTATTGGCCATACAGCATTGACTTGGTCTGTGCGGTGGATAGCTCCTACCCAGGTCACCTTAGCTATTCTGTTAGAACCAATCATTGCCAGTGGCATAGCGTATCTCATCTTTCAGGAATTACCCACCCATTGGGTAATAGCAGGAGGACTGTTAATCGTGAGCGGAACTATATTTGTTACCAGAGAACAATCCCGATTAGTAAAATTTGTTAAGGATTAA
- a CDS encoding SMC family ATPase, which translates to MVQILSVTLKNFKCHADRYFEFQPGFNAIIGENGAGKSSILEAIAWVLFDHSDYTKDELIRRGAKTATAAVEFISRADGRTYRVERSTSTGYRITDPQLRHTLELSRIAEEVTPWLKQQLGVTSTIKLPDLFATMVGIPQGTFTADFLKRPKERKDVFNPLLKVEDYEQAATQSRELEKLAEAGVNELIVKIQHYSDRLQDWDDLKQQHLQLQTAIHQDQVRLAALNTELESLTQEKAQLDAIVADLQQLEQTIQGLNAQITAQQQTVNLWQQAMASAQAAVTICASHQADYEAFLAADTALAALNRDAQTRQQLLTQRDSVQSQLDASRQEILRLQVQLEELHQAENELQHLEPLVVQQATLEQEQGTIAAHLQQIADYRREYDALQQHQQQLLTRLTHCQQTIQRLEAWKSEIAAIPDWEQHRDRTQQHLSRLAVACQFQAELQQLVQPALQDRTLMQIDVDKALAILQDLQESLPLYREPIAATILTLQRGQTLTNTLIAGLEQILADLAQQTSEADLQQQLQTVNQQLHQAYQQQAEVATLPAYQTQLTDLQTELERCQIRLTELTSCLDSATDWQRQQATVSDALAKLDNPRGRSQLLTRRLQQKPQLQASYTQLQESQTAIQQQYDRLTEQLQPFANLDAAIAEQADRRQAHQSGYTIYIQHQSQADRITEVEQTLQAAIEHLATLQTQQAEAQQAWQRRNQACDHKRLAELEAAITTALATKHQITGRLPLQQQQLDQVTLQLAERETLAAERDQAQQALAKRQQTYAFIKYARSVYKQAGPRITRFYLGEISREADRLFRELMNRQNLALDWTEDYEIRVQEGAYWRNFRALSGGEQMCAALAVRLALLKVLADIDIAFFDEPTTNMDSQRRQHLAEALTRLKTFQQLIVISHDDTFENLTENVVKVDRQ; encoded by the coding sequence ATGGTACAAATTCTATCAGTTACCCTCAAAAACTTTAAGTGCCACGCCGATCGCTACTTCGAGTTTCAACCTGGATTCAACGCCATCATCGGCGAAAATGGCGCAGGCAAAAGTAGCATTCTAGAGGCCATTGCTTGGGTATTGTTTGACCACAGTGATTACACCAAGGACGAACTCATCCGACGGGGAGCTAAAACAGCTACAGCCGCCGTGGAATTTATTTCTAGGGCGGATGGTCGCACCTATCGAGTAGAGCGCAGTACTAGCACTGGCTATCGCATCACTGATCCCCAACTTCGACACACCCTAGAGCTATCTCGAATTGCTGAAGAAGTTACACCTTGGTTAAAGCAACAGTTGGGCGTTACTAGCACCATCAAGTTGCCAGATTTGTTTGCCACTATGGTGGGCATTCCCCAGGGAACGTTCACAGCAGATTTTCTCAAACGCCCCAAAGAGCGCAAAGATGTGTTTAATCCACTCCTCAAGGTGGAGGACTATGAGCAGGCAGCTACTCAATCTAGGGAACTAGAGAAGCTAGCCGAGGCTGGCGTGAACGAGTTGATTGTCAAGATTCAACACTATAGCGATCGGCTGCAAGATTGGGATGACCTGAAACAACAGCATCTGCAACTTCAGACTGCTATTCATCAAGATCAGGTACGGTTAGCAGCACTTAATACTGAGTTAGAAAGCCTGACCCAGGAAAAGGCTCAATTAGATGCGATCGTAGCTGACCTCCAGCAGTTAGAACAGACAATCCAGGGTCTCAATGCCCAGATAACAGCCCAACAGCAAACCGTGAACCTGTGGCAACAGGCAATGGCCTCTGCTCAAGCTGCTGTTACCATCTGTGCTAGTCACCAAGCTGATTATGAAGCATTCTTAGCAGCCGATACTGCCCTAGCCGCTCTCAATCGCGATGCCCAAACTCGGCAACAACTCCTCACGCAGCGAGACTCAGTGCAAAGCCAGCTAGATGCCTCTCGGCAAGAGATCCTACGACTGCAAGTGCAACTAGAGGAACTGCACCAAGCGGAGAACGAGTTGCAGCACTTAGAACCGTTAGTTGTTCAGCAGGCAACCCTAGAACAAGAGCAGGGGACGATCGCTGCCCACCTTCAGCAGATTGCTGATTATCGACGGGAATATGATGCCCTTCAACAGCACCAGCAGCAGTTGCTAACACGCCTTACCCACTGTCAGCAAACTATTCAGCGGCTAGAAGCCTGGAAATCAGAGATAGCAGCAATCCCTGACTGGGAGCAGCATCGCGATCGCACTCAGCAGCATCTGAGTCGTCTCGCAGTGGCCTGTCAATTCCAAGCTGAGTTGCAACAACTTGTACAGCCAGCATTGCAAGACCGCACCCTCATGCAGATTGACGTAGACAAAGCGCTAGCCATCCTACAGGATTTGCAGGAAAGTTTACCACTGTACCGAGAGCCGATCGCTGCGACCATCCTCACTTTGCAACGGGGCCAAACCTTGACCAACACATTGATTGCTGGCCTAGAACAAATCTTGGCAGACCTTGCCCAGCAGACCTCAGAGGCCGATTTGCAACAGCAACTTCAGACAGTTAATCAGCAACTCCATCAGGCGTATCAACAGCAAGCAGAGGTGGCTACCTTGCCCGCCTACCAAACTCAACTGACAGACTTGCAAACAGAACTTGAGCGCTGTCAGATACGGTTGACTGAGCTAACTAGTTGCTTAGATTCGGCAACAGACTGGCAACGCCAACAAGCTACAGTGTCAGATGCCTTGGCTAAGCTAGACAATCCCCGCGGGCGCAGTCAACTGTTGACTCGACGGCTACAACAAAAGCCACAACTGCAAGCCAGCTACACTCAATTGCAAGAGAGTCAAACAGCTATTCAACAACAGTACGATCGCCTGACAGAGCAACTGCAACCATTTGCAAACCTAGATGCTGCCATCGCAGAACAAGCTGATCGCCGTCAAGCCCATCAATCGGGATATACCATCTACATTCAGCACCAATCACAAGCCGATCGTATTACTGAGGTAGAACAAACTCTGCAAGCAGCTATTGAGCACTTGGCAACCCTCCAAACCCAGCAAGCAGAAGCTCAACAAGCATGGCAACGGCGTAACCAAGCCTGCGATCACAAGCGTCTTGCTGAACTAGAGGCTGCTATTACCACTGCCCTAGCCACTAAGCATCAAATCACGGGTCGTTTGCCCCTGCAACAGCAGCAGCTTGATCAAGTAACCCTGCAACTAGCCGAGCGAGAGACTCTGGCGGCAGAGCGAGATCAGGCTCAGCAAGCTCTGGCAAAGCGCCAGCAAACCTATGCATTTATCAAATATGCCCGCTCTGTCTATAAACAAGCAGGGCCACGCATCACTCGCTTTTACCTAGGCGAAATTTCACGGGAGGCCGATCGACTATTCCGAGAACTTATGAATCGGCAGAATTTAGCTCTCGACTGGACAGAAGACTATGAAATCCGAGTTCAAGAAGGTGCCTACTGGCGAAACTTCAGGGCACTATCGGGGGGAGAACAGATGTGTGCAGCCCTTGCTGTGCGCCTAGCTTTGCTGAAGGTACTGGCAGACATTGATATTGCCTTTTTCGATGAACCCACTACGAATATGGATAGCCAGCGTCGGCAACATCTAGCAGAGGCCCTAACTCGCCTCAAGACGTTTCAACAGTTGATCGTCATTAGCCACGATGACACGTTTGAAAACTTGACCGAAAATGTGGTCAAGGTCGATCGTCAATAG
- the sppA gene encoding signal peptide peptidase SppA, whose amino-acid sequence MANFLKSVLTTLLALIIFCGLGISGLLFLIIVGLRSSTPTVKDKSILVLDLALSLQDVEPEYSSADVARRSLTGDRESSTIARLSTVTRALEQASRDPRIVGLYLRGGVSSGSSGLANLLEARRALKQFRASGKPVIAYDAHWSEREYYLGSLATKLFINPLGTLTIDGYASENVFFAGTLKKYGVEVQVTRVGKYKSAVEPFLLTKNSPENQEQERQLLTDLWTEWVTSVAEHRQLTPQAVQAIADTQGMLLPHEALKQRLVDAVALPSEVNDELKRITGKTGDRDTVAQIDIQTYARATEDTSQASSKNRIAVLYAQGEIRNSQRATSTISAESFARQLRQLRRDKTVKAIVLRINSPGGSVTASEAIQAEVVQTREQKPVIVSMGNVAASGGYWIATYADRIFAEPTTITGSIGVYGLIPNIQKLANAQGITWDTVKTAKYADMDTISRPQTPEELALNQKLVDWIYSEFLSKVAESRKLPKAKVAEIAQGRVWSGSAAKKIGLVDEIGGLNQAIAAAAKQANLADWQVDEYPKNRGSLFQLLQEEDNTAQVQQIDPVTVKYQRLLEMLAIVQALDDPQHIYARLPFHMEIK is encoded by the coding sequence ATGGCAAACTTCCTGAAATCTGTTTTGACTACTCTATTAGCCCTCATCATCTTTTGTGGACTAGGCATCAGCGGGTTGTTATTTTTAATTATTGTCGGTTTGCGCAGCAGCACCCCAACCGTCAAAGATAAATCCATTTTGGTTCTCGATTTAGCTCTAAGCCTGCAAGATGTGGAACCTGAATATTCCTCCGCTGATGTAGCGCGCCGGTCGCTAACGGGCGATCGCGAGTCTAGTACAATTGCACGGTTAAGTACTGTGACGCGAGCCTTAGAACAAGCTAGCCGTGATCCGCGAATTGTGGGGCTATATCTACGTGGCGGTGTAAGTTCTGGAAGCAGCGGCCTAGCCAATCTACTAGAGGCACGACGAGCGCTAAAGCAGTTCCGGGCTAGTGGTAAACCAGTCATTGCCTATGATGCTCACTGGAGCGAAAGGGAATATTACCTGGGATCCCTAGCGACCAAACTGTTTATTAATCCACTAGGAACCCTGACAATTGACGGCTATGCGTCAGAAAACGTATTCTTTGCGGGAACTTTGAAGAAGTATGGAGTCGAAGTCCAGGTTACTCGTGTAGGCAAGTATAAGTCTGCTGTGGAGCCATTCTTACTCACTAAAAACAGCCCTGAAAATCAAGAGCAGGAACGCCAACTGCTCACAGACCTGTGGACTGAGTGGGTGACTTCAGTAGCAGAACATCGTCAACTCACACCGCAAGCCGTACAGGCGATCGCCGACACCCAAGGGATGCTATTGCCCCACGAGGCACTCAAGCAGAGGCTAGTTGATGCCGTGGCATTACCCAGCGAGGTGAACGATGAACTTAAACGCATAACAGGCAAAACGGGTGATCGCGATACTGTTGCTCAAATTGACATTCAAACCTATGCACGGGCTACTGAGGATACGTCGCAAGCATCCAGCAAAAATCGGATTGCTGTGCTCTATGCTCAGGGTGAGATTCGCAACAGCCAGAGAGCCACTAGCACGATTAGCGCAGAATCCTTCGCTAGACAGCTCCGACAGTTACGCCGAGACAAAACGGTAAAGGCGATCGTCCTCCGCATTAACAGCCCTGGTGGTAGTGTTACTGCTTCAGAAGCAATCCAAGCAGAAGTTGTGCAAACTCGCGAGCAAAAACCCGTGATTGTATCCATGGGTAACGTAGCTGCATCGGGTGGGTACTGGATCGCAACCTATGCCGATCGTATTTTTGCAGAACCCACAACCATTACTGGGTCAATTGGAGTCTATGGACTGATCCCCAATATTCAAAAGCTAGCCAATGCCCAGGGGATCACTTGGGATACGGTCAAGACAGCAAAGTATGCAGATATGGATACCATTTCCCGTCCCCAGACACCAGAGGAACTAGCACTGAACCAAAAACTAGTGGACTGGATTTACAGTGAATTTTTAAGCAAGGTAGCTGAGTCACGCAAACTGCCCAAGGCAAAGGTGGCAGAAATTGCCCAAGGACGGGTCTGGTCAGGAAGCGCAGCCAAGAAAATTGGTTTGGTGGACGAAATTGGGGGGCTGAATCAAGCGATCGCAGCGGCTGCTAAGCAGGCAAACTTAGCAGATTGGCAAGTAGACGAATACCCCAAGAACCGTGGTTCATTATTCCAGTTGCTCCAAGAGGAGGATAACACGGCTCAGGTGCAGCAGATTGATCCAGTGACAGTAAAATATCAACGGCTGCTAGAGATGCTTGCGATCGTTCAAGCACTCGATGATCCTCAGCACATCTACGCTAGACTGCCCTTTCACATGGAGATTAAGTAG
- a CDS encoding vitamin K epoxide reductase family protein, translating into MSDSQKIAEKPMVSRRRSTPWIHRWSRFLIAGIAGLGTILTAYLTIVAFAGTSAICPTSGCDQVLTSPYARVFGLPLSLYGLLAYLGMGTIAIAPLAVNAEKNKQLRTDLDNWTWLLMFIGSTAMTLFSGYLMYLLTGKIKAVCLYCIASAIFSASLLVLTIIGRAWEDIGQLMFTGIIVGTVTLIGTLGIYANLNQPAVAGSHWTGPKITTTSGPAEIALAEHLRKIGAKEYGSFTCGHCYQQKQLFGAEAAEKLPYIECSPQAKNNQAKLCTKAGIEGTPTWEIKGKQYPGVQSLETLADISGYNGPRDFKN; encoded by the coding sequence ATGAGCGATAGTCAAAAAATTGCCGAAAAACCTATGGTAAGCCGTCGCCGTTCTACTCCTTGGATCCATCGCTGGTCAAGATTTCTGATTGCCGGTATCGCTGGTTTAGGCACAATACTGACTGCCTACTTGACGATCGTTGCCTTTGCTGGAACCTCCGCAATTTGTCCCACCAGCGGCTGTGACCAAGTTCTTACCAGCCCCTACGCCAGAGTGTTTGGCTTGCCGCTTTCACTCTACGGCCTCTTGGCTTACTTGGGCATGGGCACGATCGCCATTGCTCCCTTAGCGGTTAACGCTGAGAAAAATAAGCAACTACGGACAGACTTAGACAACTGGACATGGCTGCTCATGTTCATAGGTAGCACAGCTATGACCCTATTCAGTGGCTACCTAATGTACCTGCTAACTGGAAAAATTAAAGCCGTTTGTCTCTATTGCATCGCCTCAGCCATTTTTTCGGCCAGCCTGTTGGTATTAACCATAATTGGTCGGGCTTGGGAAGACATCGGGCAGCTGATGTTTACTGGCATTATTGTTGGTACTGTTACTCTCATCGGCACATTGGGCATTTACGCGAACTTGAACCAGCCTGCTGTTGCCGGTTCCCATTGGACGGGGCCTAAAATTACAACTACGTCAGGGCCAGCCGAAATTGCTCTCGCCGAGCACTTGCGCAAGATTGGTGCCAAAGAATATGGCTCGTTTACCTGTGGCCATTGCTATCAGCAAAAGCAGCTATTTGGAGCTGAAGCCGCCGAAAAACTGCCCTATATTGAGTGCAGTCCCCAAGCTAAGAATAATCAGGCCAAGCTGTGTACAAAGGCAGGAATTGAGGGTACACCAACCTGGGAAATTAAGGGCAAACAATATCCTGGTGTTCAGTCGCTGGAAACACTGGCGGATATTTCCGGCTATAACGGCCCCCGTGATTTTAAGAACTGA
- a CDS encoding NUDIX domain-containing protein has product MSTAPESAIHQVAIAILYRDDQFLMQLRDDPPLPIVFAGCWGLFGGHIEAGETPLEAVKRELAEEIGHIPSQLVEFGRYRTETVVRNVFQAPLEVSLDKLVLGEGQEMALLTVADIQRGEAYAKVISAMRPIGAPHRNILLDFIHQQGLL; this is encoded by the coding sequence ATGAGTACTGCACCAGAGTCTGCTATTCACCAAGTCGCGATCGCAATCTTGTATCGTGACGATCAATTCCTGATGCAATTACGTGATGATCCACCCCTTCCCATTGTTTTTGCAGGATGCTGGGGCCTGTTTGGAGGGCACATAGAAGCAGGAGAAACCCCTCTAGAAGCCGTGAAGCGAGAGCTAGCAGAAGAGATTGGCCATATTCCAAGCCAGCTCGTTGAGTTTGGTCGTTATCGAACCGAAACAGTGGTTCGCAACGTGTTTCAGGCTCCGCTCGAGGTCAGCTTGGATAAATTAGTTTTGGGAGAAGGCCAGGAAATGGCACTGCTGACAGTAGCTGATATTCAGCGAGGAGAAGCCTACGCTAAGGTAATCTCAGCCATGAGGCCGATCGGCGCTCCCCATCGGAATATCTTGCTAGATTTTATTCACCAGCAAGGGTTGCTATAA